The following are encoded in a window of Fusarium oxysporum f. sp. lycopersici 4287 chromosome 5, whole genome shotgun sequence genomic DNA:
- a CDS encoding AP-3 complex subunit delta, producing MLFEKSLYDLIRGLRNHKGNEKEYIQKSLKECRAEVRSQDMDLKATALLKLIYLEMVGHDMSWASFHVLEVMSSPKYHQKRVGYLGAVQSFRPDTEVLMLATNLLKKDLGSTTPTVISLPIATLPHVITPSLALSTLQDLLPRLSHSHSNIRKKTLVTLYRLALVYPEALRAAWPKIKERLMDPDEDPSVTAAIVNVVCELGWRRPNDFLPLAPRLFELLVDGGNNWMAIKLIKLFATLTPLEPRLVRKLLPPLTNIIRTTPAMSLLYECINGIIQGGILGNSDDSGTDEIATLCVNKLRGMVMIDGDPNLKYVALLAFNKIVTTHPYLVSQQEDVILECIDSPDITIRIQALDLVQGMVTGDNLVSIDNYSSVLDFDWYIDVLTQLVRMAPASRKVDDDLGPVEKARANVSEKIGDELRNVAVKVRVMRSTAVRAAEIILSQLNTDTPPGYKITSGALKSVAWIMGEYASQLAVPDEGLNGLLQLIPRTNNPEVLTTTLQAVTKVFATIVGDESEPWTAERKSRVSLLMARIIHVFEPLALHPSLEVQERAVEFTELLKLTAEAASSQPASTDDVEQDPPLLLTQAIPSLFNGWELNSVSKGAQLNVPVPVGLDLDEPIHANLAKLLSEADSITLATDDSDEFETYYHQKPPPTSIDSSAPAISRIAEPTEEYSTSYQQADEDTYLDADIVARRKAERLERNRDDPFYIPSNDTPRTSTPIHNILQSSNGPDLDIDSIPIMQLELSRAGTPAAQPPRPQPKPRQKVVIAADETLEGSASGGLRSYDSENNSDSFTKSKARKTKTKQGLLGVDSSGIGSFSLEGQPSTGFDYEQQQREDVEMQQAMKEVERLRLEMQRANERIQVAQGVDVEGTVVKKKKKKPKKDAGAEGAEGEEVKPKKKKKKAPRAAVLEEEGGDDSSARGVESPASGGEVAVAKKKKKKKRVAEIQDE from the exons ATGCT GTTTGAAAAGTCGCTCTACGACCTCATCCGGGGGCTACGGAACCACAAGGGCAATGAGAAGGAGTATATCCAGAAGAGCCTCAAGGAGTGCCGCGCCGAAGTTCGCAGCCAGGATATGG ATCTTAAGGCGACGGCGCTGCTGAAGCTCATTTATCTGGAGATGGTCGGACATGATATGTCGTGGGCATCGTTCCATGTCCTTGAGGTCATGTCGTCGCCCAAGTACCACCAGAAGCGAGTTGGATATTTAGGAGCTGTCCAGAGCTTTAGACCCGACACTGAGGTTCTGATGCTGGCTACTAATCTGCTGAAGAAG GATCTTGGTTCGACGACTCCGACGGTTATATCTCTCCCTATAGCCACTCTTCCCCATGTCATCACCCCCTCGTTAGCACTCTCGACATTGCAGGACTTGCTACCGCGATTAAGCCACAGCCATTCGAACATTCGAAAGAAGACATTGGTAACGCTATATCGACTTGCTTTGGTATACCCCGAGGCTCTTCGTGCAGCATGgcccaagatcaaggagcgCCTCATGGACCCTGATGAGGATCCCAGCGTAACAGCAGCCATTGTCAATGTGGTCTGCGAGCTTGGCTGGCGAAGACCGAATGACTTTCTTCCTTTAGCTCCTCGATTGTTCGAGCTCTTGGTTGATGGTGGTAATAACTGGATGgccatcaaactcatcaaactc TTTGCCACGTTGACACCGCTGGAACCTCGACTCGTGAGAAAGCTGCTACCTCCTCTGACCAATATCATTAGGACCACTCCTGCTATGTCATTGCTCTATGAGTGCATCAACGGAATCATTCAAGGCGGCATCTTAGGAAACTCTGATGACTCTGGTACTGATGAGATCGCAACGCTATGTGTTAACAAATTGCGAGGCATGGTCATGATAGATGGCGATCCTAACC TCAAATATGTTGCCTTACTAGCGTTCAACAAGATCGTTACCACACACCCTTACTTAGTATCTCAGCAGGAGGATGTGATTCTGGAATGTATCGACAGCCCCGATATCACTATCCGAATACAAGCACTCGACTTGGTCCAGGGCATGGTGACGGGCGACAATCTTGTGTCTATC GACAACTACTCGAGTGTCTTGGACTTTGACTGGTACATTGATGTCCTCACACAGCTTGTTCGCATGGCTCCCGCCTCTCGCAAGgtcgatgatgatctggGCCCAGTTGAAAAGGCCAGGGCCAATGTGTCAGAAAAGATTGGTGACGAGCTCCGCAATGTGGCTGTCAAGGTCCGGGTGATGCGATCAACGGCTGTCAGGGCAGCGGAGATCATTCTCAGCCAGCTCAATACAGATACACCGCCAGGATACAAAATCACTTCAGGGGCACTCAAGTCAGTTGCATGGATCATGGGCGAATACGCTTCGCAATTAGCCGTTCCAGATGAGGGTTTGAATGGCCTCTTACAGCTCATTCCCCGAACAAACAACCCTGAAGTTTTAACGACGACCCTACAAGCAGTCACAAAAGTTTTCGCCACTATAGTTGGGGATGAGAGTGAACCCTGGACAGCAGAGAGAAAGTCGAGGGTATCGCTACTTATGGCGCGCATTATCCACGTCTTTGAGCCTCTAGCACTACACCCTAGTCTTGAGGTCCAGGAACGAGCCGTTGAGTTCACGGAGTTGCTGAAGCTCACGGCTGAAGCTGCTTCATCTCAACCGGCGTCGACAGACGATGTTGAGCAAGATCCCCCGTTGCTTCTTACTCAGGCTATCCCGTCGCTTTTCAACGGCTGGGAACTCAACTCGGTATCCAAGGGTGCTCAGCTGAACGTCCCAGTACCCGTGGGCCTGGACTTGGATGAACCCATTCATGCAAACCTGGCCAAATTACTATCAGAAGCCGACTCTATCACATTAGCAACAGACGACTCGGATGAGTTTGAGACATATTACCACCAGAAGCCACCACCTACAAGCATTGATTCATCCGCACCAGCCATCAGCAGGATAGCTGAACCTACAGAGGAATACTCAACTTCTTATCAGCAAGCTGACGAAGATACCTATCTGGATGCTGATATTGTTGCTCGAAGAAAAGCCGAGCGTCTCGAACGCAACAGAGATGATCCCTTTTATATTCCCAGCAACGACACTCCTCGTACTTCGACCCCTATTCACAACATTCTCCAGAGCAGCAACGGACCCGACTTGGATATCGACTCCATACCTATCATGCAACTAGAGCTATCAAGAGCCGGAACGCCTGCTGCACAGCCCCCAAGACCACAGCCAAAGCCACGACAAAAAGTCGTTATTGCCGCAGATGAGACCCTCGAAGGCAGCGCAAGTGGCGGTCTTCGATCTTATGACTCGGAGAATAACTCTGACAGCTTCACAAAGTCCAAGGCTCggaagaccaagaccaagcagGGCTTGCTTGGCGTAGACTCGAGCGGCATCGGCTCCTTCAGTCTCGAAGGCCAACCGTCAACTGGTTTCGACTATGAGCAGCAACAGCGTGAGGACGTTGAGATGCAGCAAGCCATGAAAGAAGTTGAGCGTCTTCGCCTCGAGATGCAACGTGCGAATGAGCGCATTCAGGTGGCACAGggcgttgatgttgagggcacagttgtcaagaagaaaaagaagaagcccaagaaggatgCTGGTGCCGAGGGAGCAGAGGGCGAAGAAGTAAAGcccaagaaaaagaagaagaaggctccGCGGGCTGCGGTcctagaggaagaaggcggTGATGATAGCAGTGCTCGTGGCGTCGAGTCT